The sequence CTTTATCCTGAAAAACGCGCCCCTGGCCTTGAACGTGCGCCCGACCGTTACCGATGCCCCTGTGGTATAGAAGCTCCACGGCGGGGTCTCGCCCTCGGCACAGTCGCAGGTCGTAAAGGACGCGCCCTTTGCCGAGTAGGATTCCGGGCCGGTCTTTTTAAGCTCGTCTGCGCTAATGTAAATATTATCTTCCTTATAATAGACGCGCGCTGACACGAACACCGCGGTCTCGTCCTTCATCACGATGTCGAGGCTCTCGGCCTCAACAAAGCTCTCATCCTTGTAAACTATCTTCACATGGCCCGAGGCTGAGGCGAGCCCGTTTTTCATATCCACGTTCACCTTGTCAGCAGTGAGGCGTATGCCCTCCTGCTCTATGACAACAGAGCCCTCGGCGCGGTACGTATCAGTTGCCTTATCGTAGTTGACGTTATCGCCGGATATCTCGATTGGAAGGTCGCTTTTAAAAAACTTCGTGTACGCGGGCTCCGCCTTGGCAGGCTCCGCGCAAAAAGAAGGAGAAACGGCAATAAATGCCGCAAAGAAAACGGCGATGCACGCCGCTATGCCGATACAATTGCGTCTTGTCATAACATGATGCCAAACAAGAGAAAATTACCACAGGACGCGGCCCTTTACAACAGCGCACTTTAATAGCGCTTACGCCGCCGTAAAAACCTTATCGCCTCCGCAGCAGTAAATACCGAGCCCGAAACGCAGACAACCCCGGACGGCCCTGCCTCTTTTCGGGCCTTCTCTAACGCGCGGGAAACACGCCCCTCGCGGATGGCCTCTATACCGAACTTCCCTGCCCTTGCCGCAAGCTCATCAAGCGAAGCGCTTCTTGCCATATCCGGCCTTGTGACCACGACCTTTCGTGCCAGAGGAATAAGCGCCTTCAAAATGCCGTCTATGTCCTTATCGGCCATTATGCCGAGCACGAGAACGGGCTTTACGATACCTGCATCCTTTAGCGCATTTTTCAATGCGAGAGCGCCGTCTGTATTATGCGCCGCGTCCACTACGACGCGTGGCCGCGTGCCAAATGTCTCGAAGCGCCCGGGCCATGCGGCGCTTACAAGCCCTTCACGCACTGCGTCGTCGCACACGCAGCCTATGTAATCCTCCATCAGCTCAACGGCCTTGATTGCGCACGCCGCATTCCTCAACTGATGAGCGCCGAAAAGAGCGAGCCTTAAGCCCTTTATAACGCGGTCTCTACTCTCGTATTTAAGCGCACGGCCCGAGCGCGTAACGGAGAAATCGCGCCCGCATACGAAGACCCTCGCATTTTTCTCTTTTGCCGCCTTCTCGATGACCTTAAGTGCAGCGCCTGCTGCGGCAGTTACCACGTTCGAGTTCTTTTTGATTATCCCAGCCTTCTCGGCAGCTATCTTCGAAATAGTATTACCGAGTTCCTTCATGTGGTCCATGCCAACGCCGGTTATGATAGAAACTCCCGGGGTTATAACGTTCGTTGCGTCAAGGCGGCCTCCCATGCCGACCTCGACTACGGCCGCGTCAACGCCCTTTTCACGAAAGTACTCGAATGCCATGGCTGTCGTGAACTCGAAAAAGGTCGTGCCCTTTGGAGCCTTCCTCGATATGCGGGA comes from Deltaproteobacteria bacterium and encodes:
- a CDS encoding bifunctional folylpolyglutamate synthase/dihydrofolate synthase, which codes for MPTPNEVLRKLYALAPPLVKPGLGRERALLKALGNPERAYPSILVAGTNGKGSTSAFAHSILSAAGLDTGLYTSPHLIAFNERIKVKDALIKGSEIVRLASRISRKAPKGTTFFEFTTAMAFEYFREKGVDAAVVEVGMGGRLDATNVITPGVSIITGVGMDHMKELGNTISKIAAEKAGIIKKNSNVVTAAAGAALKVIEKAAKEKNARVFVCGRDFSVTRSGRALKYESRDRVIKGLRLALFGAHQLRNAACAIKAVELMEDYIGCVCDDAVREGLVSAAWPGRFETFGTRPRVVVDAAHNTDGALALKNALKDAGIVKPVLVLGIMADKDIDGILKALIPLARKVVVTRPDMARSASLDELAARAGKFGIEAIREGRVSRALEKARKEAGPSGVVCVSGSVFTAAEAIRFLRRRKRY